The sequence GTCCGGGCGGATCTGCCGCACGAGCTCGAAGCCGTCGAGCCCCGGCATCATGACGTCGCAGAGCACGAGGTCGAAGCGCGAGAGGTCCATCCCCGGGACCGCCGTCGGGTCCGCCGCCCTGACGACCTCATGGCCGTCGCGGCCGAGGACGCGCGCGAGCGCGTCGAGGATCGCCCGTTCATCATCCACTGCCAGTATCCTCGCCATGTTCGACCTCCTGAAACTCCCGTCGGCATTGTACTTGCGCCGCGCTCAGCGGTCCAGAGCCCCGCGCGCAGCCGCGGGCGCGGGCGCCCACATGGCGATCTCAGGGTTGGGCAGCACGCGGTCGGCGATCGAGCGCGGCGCCGACCCCCAGCCGGCGTCGAGCAGGGCATTCCCGCCCAGGACGAGCGCTGCGGAGAGGAGGGCGAGCACGGCGGCGAGCGGCTTCCTACGCATCTGCCCTCCCGTCCTCGAAGCGGCAGAACCAGGCGAGAAGGACGGCGGCGGCTGCCAGGGTGAGCACGAGGCCAGCGAGCGCAGTCGTGAGGAGAGGGCCCGCCGCGCGTGCGGCGTCGATGAAGGCCTCCACCCCGAGCGACCCCAGGCGCGCGGGCCAGGCGAGCGGCACCCAGCTCAGGGGCGTCGCCAGGGCACCGGTGAGCTCGCCGGTCATGAGGCCGTGCGCAAGTCCGCCCACCGAGAAGAACGCGAGGAGCATCCCCGCCGCGCCGGCGCCGATGGCGGCGTTGCGGCCGAGGCGCAGGGCCACGCCGAGCCCCAGCGCGTAGAGGGGCAGGCTGCCCAGCACGATGCCCGCCCAGGCGGCCGCAAGCGGAGCGGGCCCGAGCGGCAGGCGCCCGGCGACGGCGAGCACGGCCCCGAACACGCCGAGCGCCACGGCCAGCGCGCCTGCGCCGAGCGCCGCAAGGGCGAGCAGCTTCGCCGCGACGGCGCGCCCGCGCGAGGGGACCGCCGTGAGGTTGGCGAGGCGCCCGGCAGCGCGCTCCTCGTCCACGGCGAGCCCGCAGACGATGGCGGACATGAGCGGCATGAGGGCGCCGAGGAACTGGGCGTAGGCGTCCGCGCCCAGCGCCGGGTCCCATCGGGTTACGGAGAAGTACTCGCCGCAGGCAAGACCGGCTGCCAGGCCGCAGACGAGATGCACCGCCGTGAGCGGGGAGCGCGCCAGGCGCAGGGCCTCGGAGAGCAGGGCCCGCGAGAGAGTCATGCGCGGCATCGGGTCGGAGAGTCGTGTCATGGCCATCACCTCTCCTCGGAGCGCGCGAACCAGGCCGCGCCCGCCGCCGTGAGCGCGGCGAACGCGAGCGCGCAGACC is a genomic window of Collinsella aerofaciens containing:
- a CDS encoding lantibiotic ABC transporter permease — translated: MTRLSDPMPRMTLSRALLSEALRLARSPLTAVHLVCGLAAGLACGEYFSVTRWDPALGADAYAQFLGALMPLMSAIVCGLAVDEERAAGRLANLTAVPSRGRAVAAKLLALAALGAGALAVALGVFGAVLAVAGRLPLGPAPLAAAWAGIVLGSLPLYALGLGVALRLGRNAAIGAGAAGMLLAFFSVGGLAHGLMTGELTGALATPLSWVPLAWPARLGSLGVEAFIDAARAAGPLLTTALAGLVLTLAAAAVLLAWFCRFEDGRADA